In the Brassica napus cultivar Da-Ae chromosome A7, Da-Ae, whole genome shotgun sequence genome, one interval contains:
- the LOC106354885 gene encoding uncharacterized protein LOC106354885 — protein sequence MLQLRPILKDYMHCDIGNGEAASFWPRRSSSLRIRKGANVNQASTNGSWTLPAARSNAIQTIQEVITTIDPPNSTKGTDTFKWRKSDGTFGPIFSSKVTWEFLQQPSPTVFWSKDIWLKENIPRNSFVASLALLRRLPTKDRLLHWGLNVSGVVFSARQVWKLIITSSLSVIIPPLFSCLLRRTSGIHAAAAWILQPHAPANHNASVLMKLIFQSIIYIVWKERNTRIFTAVSTSAQGLHLQLDRLLRDRILSLPARLQPASSA from the exons ATGTTGCAGCTAAGACCAATTCTTAAAGACTATATGCACTGTGATATTGGTAATGGTGAAGCTGCGAGCTTCTG GCCAAGGAGGTCCTCTAGTCTTCGTATAAGGAAGGGCGCTAATGTCAATCAAGCCTCAACTAATGGATCCTGGACTCTACCCGCAGCACGTTCCAACGCTATTCAAACCATTCAAGAGGTCATCACTACGATTGATCCTCCAAATTCTACTAAAGGTACGGATACCTTTAAGTGGCGTAAATCTGATGGTACTTTTGGTCCCATTTTTTCTTCCAAAGTGACTTGGGAGTTCTTGCAACAACCCTCTCCTACTGTGTTTTGGAGCAAAGATATTTGGCTTAAAGAAAATATACCGAGAAACTCCTTCGTGGCTTCGCTTGCTCTTCTGAGAAGGTTACCAACTAAGGACCGACTTTTGCATTGGGGATTAAATGTCTCTGGGGTTGTGTTCTCTGCGCGTCAGGTTTGGAAACTCATCATCACCTCTTCTTTGAGTGTGATTATTCCTCCTCTCTTTAGCTGTCTTTTGCGTCGCACATCTGGGATTCACGCTGCAGCAGCTTGGATTCTGCAGCCTCATGCTCCTGCCAATCACAATGCATCCGTGCTCATGAAGCTCATCTTCCAGTCTATCATTTATATTGTGTGGAAGGAGAGAAACACACGCATTTTCACCGCTGTCTCCACCTCTGCTCAGGGCCTTCATCTTCAGCTGGACAGGCTACTAAGGGACCGCATTCTATCTCTTCCTGCCAGACTGCAGCCAGCTTCCTCTGCTTGA